In Cucurbita pepo subsp. pepo cultivar mu-cu-16 chromosome LG04, ASM280686v2, whole genome shotgun sequence, the following are encoded in one genomic region:
- the LOC111793766 gene encoding floricaula/leafy homolog → MDPEALSATLFKWDPRGMVGGGGGASLPAPLPPYSLRPRELGLGGLEELFQAYGIRYYTAAKIAELGFTVSTLLDMKDEELEDMINSLSHIFRWELLVGERYGIKAAVRAERRRVDDEMDSSRRRHLFSNDTHNNVVLDALSQEGLSEEPVQQEKEVVGSGGGGTWEAVAAGEMRKKQRKRNGSKKKQVMVMEEDHHDETEEGGGEEEDNMEVSERQREHPFIVTEPGEVARGKKNGLDYLFHLYEQCREFLIQVQNIAKERGEKCPTKVTNQVFRYAKKVGASYINKPKMRHYVHCYALHCLDEEASNALRRVFKERGENVGAWRQACYKPLVATAAAQGWDIDAIFNAHPRLAIWYVPTKLRQLCHAERNSAKASTSAAVNHLTF, encoded by the exons ATGGATCCAGAAGCCCTCTCCGCCACTTTGTTCAAATGGGATCCTCGAGGAATGGTGGGGGGAGGCGGCGGCGCATCCCTCCCAGCACCACTGCCGCCCTACTCGCTGCGGCCCAGGGAATTGGGACTGGGAGGCCTGGAGGAGTTGTTCCAGGCTTACGGGATCAGGTACTACACCGCCGCTAAAATTGCGGAACTGGGATTCACCGTCAGCACCCTCCTGGACATGAAAGACGAAGAGTTGGAGGATATGATAAACAGCCTCTCTCATATTTTCCGGTGGGAGCTTCTGGTAGGTGAGAGATACGGAATTAAGGCTGCTGTAAGAGCCGAGCGCAGACGTGTAGATGACGAGATGGATTCCTCCAGGCGCCGGCACCTCTTCTCCAATGACACCCATAACAACGTGGTCCTGGATGCCCTTTCCCAGGAAG GGCTATCGGAAGAGCCGGTGCAGCAGGAAAAAGAGGTGGTGGGgagcggaggaggaggaactTGGGAGGCAGTTGCAGCGGGTGAGATGAGGAAGAAGCAGCGGAAGAGAAACGGATCAAAGAAGAAGCAGGTGATGGTGATGGAGGAGGATCATCACGATGAAACTGAGGAGGGAGgtggggaggaggaggataaTATGGAAGTCAGCGAGAGACAGCGGGAGCATCCATTCATCGTAACCGAGCCAGGGGAGGTTGCACGGGGGAAAAAGAACGGCCTTGACTATCTCTTCCACCTATATGAGCAGTGTCGTGAGTTTTTGATCCAAGTCCAGAACATTGCCAAGGAACGAGGAGAAAAATGTCCCACTAAG GTGACAAACCAGGTGTTTAGATATGCGAAGAAGGTGGGAGCAAGTTACATAAACAAGCCAAAAATGAGACACTACGTGCACTGCTATGCGTTGCATTGTCTGGACGAGGAAGCGTCCAACGCGTTGAGGAGGGTTTTCAAAGAGAGGGGTGAAAATGTGGGAGCTTGGCGACAGGCATGCTATAAGCCTTTGGTAGCCACAGCAGCTGCCCAAGGTTGGGACATCGATGCCATTTTCAACGCACATCCACGCCTCGCCATCTGGTATGTGCCCACTAAACTCCGCCAACTCTGCCACGCCGAGCGCAACAGTGCCAAAGCCTCCACCTCCGCCGCCGTAAATCACTTGACATTTTAA